The window GCTTTTACGCCAATCCATCGCCAGGCAATATTCGCGACGGTTTAATTACCGATGCTATTAAATCGGCAGGCGCAGCCAAAAAAGGCGGCACATCGCCGGTTACCGCAGTGCTGGATTATCCCGAAAAAGTAACCAAACCAGGATTAAACCTGTTATGTACTCCCGGCAGCGATGTGGAAAGTACTACGGCCGAAGTAGGATCGGGCGCAAATATTGTATTGTTTACAACAGGTTTGGGCACGCCTACTGGTAACCCCATTACCCCGGTAATTAAATTATCAACCAATACGGTAATGTTTGAGCGCATGCCCGATATTATCGATATTAACTGCGGTACCATCATCGAGGGCGACGAAACCATTCAGCAAGCCGGCGAGCGCATTCTGAACTATGTGATACATGTAGCCAATGGCGAAGTTGAACCAAAATCGGTAAAACTTGGTCAAGACGATTTTATACCATGGAAAAGGGGAGTGTCGTTATAAGCCCCTCCCAAACCCTCCCCGGTAGGGAGGGCTTTAAAAGAATATAAATAATTGTTAATTTAATCAAACAAAAAGTCTCCCCTACCGGGGGAGATTTAGAGGGGGCCATTGGCAATATGTTCAAACTAACCAATAAATCAGCAGTAATTACCGGCGGTGGCAGCGGGATAGGCAGGGCAATGTCGATACTTTTTGCGCAGCAGAGCGCTACTGTGCACATCATCGAATTAAATGATAAGGCGGCGGCCGATACCGTTGCCGAAATAGAAGCGGCCGGCGGCAAAGCCAAAGGCTATGCCTGCGATGTAAGTAATCAGCAACAAGTGGTTGATACTTTTACAAGCATTGGCGTTATTGATATTTTAATAAATAATGCAGGCATTGCCCACATTGGCCGCGCCGATACTACCAGCACAGCCGATTTTGAAAAAGTATTTAACGTAAATGTAAAGGGTGCTTACAATTGCCTGTACGCCGTTATCCCTATGCTAAAGGCAAATGGGGGCGGGGTTATCCTCAATACAGCCTCTATAGCGGCCAGCGTTGGTATTACCGATAGGTTTGCTTACTCCATGAGTAAAGGTGCTATACATGCCATGACACTATCGGTAGCGCGCGATTTTCTGCACGATAACATCCGCTGTAACTGCATTTCGCCGGCACGCATCCATACCCCTTTTGTGGATGGCTTTATCGCCAAAAACTATGCGGGGCAGGAAGCCGAGATTTTTGAAAAGCTCTCTAAAAGTCAGCCAATTGGCCGGATGGGCAAATCGGAAGAGGTGGCGGCATTGGCGCTCTATTTATGTTCAGACGAGGCCGGGTTTATCACCGGTACCGATTATCCTATCGATGGTGGCTTTATCACCCTTAATAATTAAACAAAACCTTAACAACAAGATACAATGAAGCTTATTAGATTTGGCGAACCCGGCAAAGAAAAAACAGGTATTATCCTTAACAATAAAAAATACGATACTTCGGCTTTTGGCGAGGATTATACTGAACAGTTTTTTGAAACGGATGGACTTACACGTTTAGCCGCCTTTGTAAAAGAGGCCGAACTGCCCGAGGTTGCCGCTGATGTACGTTTGGGCAGCCCCTTCGCACGCCCGTCAAAAATCATCTGCATCGGTTTGAATTATGCCGACCATGCGCATGAAACCAATGCACCGCTGCCCCCCGAGCCGGTAATTTTTATGAAAGCTACTTCGGCTATAGTTGGTCCTAATGATAATGTTGTGGTTCCCAAAAATTCGGTAAAAACTGATTGGGAGGTTGAGCTTGCCGTAGTTATCGGCAAGAAGGCTTCTTATGTTGATGAAGCCGACGCAATGGATTATGTTGCCGGTTATGTTTTGCACAACGATGTATCCGAACGCGAGTTTCAGTTGGAGCGTAACGGCACCTGGGATAAAGGTAAGGGCTGTGATACCTTTGCACCGCTTGGTCCATTTTTGGCAACTGCTGATGAGATTGAAGATCCGCACAACCTGCATCTTTGGTTAAAAGTGAATGGCGAAATTATGCAATACGGTACCACATCAAACTTTATATTTAACCTGGCGCAGGTTATATCATACACCAGTCAGTTCATGACCCTGTTGCCCGGCGATAT is drawn from Mucilaginibacter ginsenosidivorax and contains these coding sequences:
- a CDS encoding SDR family NAD(P)-dependent oxidoreductase, translated to MFKLTNKSAVITGGGSGIGRAMSILFAQQSATVHIIELNDKAAADTVAEIEAAGGKAKGYACDVSNQQQVVDTFTSIGVIDILINNAGIAHIGRADTTSTADFEKVFNVNVKGAYNCLYAVIPMLKANGGGVILNTASIAASVGITDRFAYSMSKGAIHAMTLSVARDFLHDNIRCNCISPARIHTPFVDGFIAKNYAGQEAEIFEKLSKSQPIGRMGKSEEVAALALYLCSDEAGFITGTDYPIDGGFITLNN
- a CDS encoding fumarylacetoacetate hydrolase family protein → MKLIRFGEPGKEKTGIILNNKKYDTSAFGEDYTEQFFETDGLTRLAAFVKEAELPEVAADVRLGSPFARPSKIICIGLNYADHAHETNAPLPPEPVIFMKATSAIVGPNDNVVVPKNSVKTDWEVELAVVIGKKASYVDEADAMDYVAGYVLHNDVSEREFQLERNGTWDKGKGCDTFAPLGPFLATADEIEDPHNLHLWLKVNGEIMQYGTTSNFIFNLAQVISYTSQFMTLLPGDIISTGTPAGVGLGMKPPVYLKPGDVIELGIDGLGEQKQNVVAYA